CAGGCTGACGCAATCCTACTGTTAAATCTAAGGCATCTCCGCGAAAACTACGGGCGAGTAAATCGGTAACGGGAATAATTCCCAGTACATTGTCTAGTCCTCCCTGACACACCGGATAACGGGAATAACCATTTTCGGTCATCTTTTGGCGATTTTCTTCGGTGGTGTCTTCTAAATCTAGCCAGACGATATCAGGACGGGGTGTCATGAAGGAACTGACTGGGCGATCGCCTAAACGAAACACTCGCTCTACCATGTCCTGTTCGGCTTCCTCAAAGGTTCCGGCCTCTGTACCTTGCTCGATCAGGATTTTAATTTCTTCTTCTGTAACTTGTGGTTCATCAGAAGGTGTAATGCCTAAAATTCGCAATACCAAGTCAGTAGAAGCACTCAACAAATGTACAGCCGGGGAAGCTAAAACAGCCAATGCACGCATTGGGATAGCCACAACAGACGCAATGCGTTCAGGATTGTTTAATGCCAGACGCTTCGGCACTAGTTCACCAACAATCAAGGATAGATAAGTGATGATCAAAACTATGATCCCGAAAGAAACTGGTTCACTATAAGGTGCTAAAAAAGGTATTAATTTCACGTACACTGCTAGTCTGCTAGCAATTGTCGCGCCGCCAAAAGCACCAGTCAGGATACCAATGAGGGAAATACCTATTTGCACCGTAGATAGGAAATTATTGGGAGACTCTGCCAGTTTTAGTGCTGCTTTTGCCTTAGCATCTCCTTGATTAGCGAGTTGCTGTAACCTTACCTTCCGCGCCGAGACAATTGCCATCTCGGACATAGAAAAAATACCGTTGGCAATAATTAGTACGAAAATGATTAAAATTTCAACAGTGATGGAGGACATGATTATGAATTGCCGCTATATAGAGCGAACTTCGCTCAATCCTTAGTATCCAGTATTTAGAGGGACTCTCACATAGTACATAGGGTAGTAGCTTTAACGCTTAGAAGCTAGAGACTAGGGGTTGATGTTTTTTATAGATTCCTGAACTTGTTCAGTATTATTGTTTCACAGATTATTAAGAGCAGTGTTAAGACTTTTAAAATAGTTGTTATAAGCTACCTCTCGATTTCTGTTCTGCAACGACTTCCAACTTATGTCATTTTCTTCTATTGTGCGTGCCTTAGCGCGATCGCCACTCACCACTGAGTTACTTTCTAAGCTCAATCGCCAACAGGATTTACGCCTCAACGGCATACCCCGTCTACCTAAAGGCTTGGTATCATCGGCATTAGCACAGAATAGTGGCAGTAATTTATTTGTTGTCTGTGCCACCTTAGAAGAAGCTGGACGCGCCTACGCACAGTTGGAGGCGATGGGATGGCAAACAGTACATTTTTATCCCACATCAGAAGCCTCTCCTTACGAACCTTTTGACCCGGAAACGGAAATGACTTGGGGTCAGATGCAGGTGTTGGCGGATTTGCTTAAGAGTCAACCCTTCTCCTTCGGAGACTCTAGCGCGTTGGCGCAGCCTCTGTCTACGACACGCTCCGCGAACGTAGAGAACGACTTCGCTCAGGGTAAACAGTCAATAGTCAATAGTCCACAGTCAATAGTCAATAGTCCACAGAGTAAAATTGCTGTTGTGGCTACTGTTGGCGCATTACAACCTCATTTACCACCACCAGATGCGTTTACGCCTTTTTGCCTTACCCTCAAACGGGGAATGGAATTTGATTTAGATACCTTCAGTGAAAAAATTACTACTTTAGGATACGAAAGGGTTCCCTTGGTGGAAACTGAGGGACAATGGAGTCGTCGCGGGGATATTGTTGATGTTTTCCCTGTGTCGTCAGAATTGCCAGTACGGTTGGAATGGTTCGGTGATGAGATTGAGCAAATACGGGAATTTGACCCAACTACTCAACGTTCCGCACTTGACAAAGTACCTCAAATCGTGCTTACGCCTACAAGCTTTGCACCTATTATTACAACTGCGCTCAAGGATAGTGCTGAGTTCCGATCGCTAAGTTCTGAGTTAAATTCTGACTCTTTTGCGGAGGACTCAGCAGTTATAGAAGGGACTCGGCGCTTTTTGGGTTTGGCTTTTGGGCAACCTGCATCAGTGTTAGATTATTTGCCTGAGAATACTTTAATTGCAATTGATGAGCCAGAACAGTGTCATGCTCATAGCGATCGCTGGGTGGAAAATGCTGAGGAACAATGGTCACTAGGAACTGGGGAAGCGGATCTAGGTGCTGTACAATTACCAAAAATTCATCGGTCTTTTGATGAGTGTTTGGCTGATCTGACTAAATTTAAAACTATATATTTATCAGAACTAGCTGAGGAAAATAGCGGGATTAATTTAGCTAGTCGGTCTGTACCAGTCACACCACATCAATTTGCTAAGTTAGCGGATACATTAAGGCAAGAGCGCGATCGCAATTTCTCAATTTGGTTACTCTCGGCGCAACCTTCCCGTTCTGTTTCCCTACTACAAGAACACGATTGTCCAGCGCAATTTATCCCCAATCCCCGCGATTATCAAGCAATTGATAAGCTAGTAATCAACCATACACCTGTAGCCATCAAATATTCTGGTTTGGCGGAATTGGAAGGTTTTATTCTGCCTACCTACCGCATAGTAGTCATCACAGACCGGGAATTTTACGGTCAACATTCCCTAGCTACACCAAGCTATATCCGTAAACGGCGCAAGGCGGCTTCTAAGCAAGTTGACCCGAATAAGCTACGTCCGGGGGATTATGTTGTTCACAGGAGTCATGGGATTGGGAAATTTGTCAAGCTGGAAAGTCTGACAATTAACGATGAAACCCGCGATTATATTGTCGTGCAGTATGCTGACGGTCTGTTAAGGGTAGCGGCTGACCAAGTAGGTGCTTTATCTCGGTTCCGCAGTACGGGAGATAAAGCGCCGGAACTGCACAAGATGACGGGGAAAGCTTGGGATAATACTAAGAACCGCGTCCGCAAGGCGATTAAGAAATTGGCGGTGGACTTGCTGAAATTATACGCCGCGCGAGCAAAACAAGAAGGTTTCGCTTATCCCCAAGATATGCCTTGGCAAGAGGAAATGGAAGACTCCTTCCCTTACCAACCCACAACCGACCAGCTAAAAGCTGTGCAAGATGTGAAAAGGGATATGGAAAGCGATCGCCCAATGGATCGGTTAGTATGTGGTGATGTGGGTTTCGGGAAGACAGAAGTAGCAATACGTGCCATTTTCAAGGCGGTAACTGCTGGTAAACAAGTTGCACTGTTAGCACCAACAACCATCCTTACCCAGCAACATTACCACACCCTCAAAGAACGTTTTGCACCCTATCCTGTAAATATTGGGTTACTTAATCGTTTCCGCACAGCCGAGGAACGGCGAGATATTCAAAAACGATTAGCGACGGGTGAGTTAGATGTCGTGGTAGGGACACACCAACTTTTAGGTAAAGGTGTGAACTTCAAAGATTTAGGATTATTGGTAATAGATGAGGAACAACGGTTTGGGGTGAACCAGAAGGAAAAAATCAAAACCTTGAAAACCCAACTCGATGTCCTGACTCTCTCCGCCACACCCATTCCCCGCACCCTGTATATGTCCTTGTCGGGGATCAGGGAAATGAGTTTGATTACCACACCACCCCCAACCAGAAGACCAATTAAAACCCATCTTGCACCCAAACAACCGGAAACCATACGCAGTGCAATTCGTCAAGAACTAGATCGAGGCGGACAAGTATTTTATGTAGTTCCCCGTGTGGAGGGAATTGAGGAAACAACAACCGCATTGCGGGAGATGGTTCCGGGTGCAAGATTTGCGATCGCCCACGGACAAATGGACGAGAGCGAGTTAGAATCAACCATGCTCACCTTTAGCAATGGTGACGCAGATATTTTAGTGTGTACGACAATTATTGAATCGGGGTTAGATATTCCTCGTGTCAACACCATCTTAATTGAAGATGCGCACCGCTTCGGATTATCGCAACTTTACCAGTTACGGGGAAGGGTAGGACGTGCGGGGATTCAAGCCCACGCATGGTTATTTTATCCTAAACAACGGGCGTTATCGGATGCGGCAAGGCAGAGATTACGAGCGATTCAAGAATTTACGCAACTGGGTTCCGGCTATCAATTAGCGATGCGCGACATGGAAATCAGGGGTGTGGGTAACTTGCTAGGTGCAGAACAATCTGGTCAAATGGAAGCCATTGGTTTTGATTTGTACATGGAAATGTTAGAGGAGTCAATTAGAGAAATTCGCGGTCAAGAAATTCCCAAAGTTGACGATACCCAAATTGACCTCAACCTCACCGCCTTTATCCCCGCCGATTATATTCCAGACATTGACCAAAAGATGAGCGCATATCGTGCGGTAGCGGCGGCGAAGTCGAAAGAAGAGCTAACGCAGATTGCAGCTGAGTGGAGCGATCGCTATGGTACTTTACCAGTATCCGCCAATCAACTCTTGCGGGTGATGGAACTCAAACAATTAGCGAAGAAATTAGGATTTAGCCGTATCAAACCAGAGAACAAACAGCACATAGTTTTAGAAACGCCAATGGAAGAACCTGCATGGAATTTACTTGCAGCGAATTTACCAGAACATCTCAAGACACGCTTTGTTTACTCTCCTGGTAAGGTGACAGTACGCGGTTTAGCAGTGCTGAAAGCTGATCAACAATTGCAAAGTTTGATTGATGCGATGAGTAAAATGCAGGGTGCAATTGCAGAAGCGGCTGTTGTTTAGTTCCTCGTTAATTAAACTACAAATGCAATCACATTTGTAGTTTTACCAAAAAATCCGAGCTTGTTTAGTAAAATCTTTTGACACTTTGGCTATCGATAATGGCTTTTGATGGACTCTTGTGTCGTTCCTGTTCTATCCGCACCCAATCTCTGAGACTGTTATGGATTAATAGCCAAGTCCCATCAATGGGTCAATTACGGAAATATGTGTAAACTGTCTGCTACTCTCCTAGCAGCCCTCGCCATCTTACTCTTTTTATTCATCTGCTACCAGAGGTTAAGTTGATTAGGTGGCTGCTGAAGTTGGTTCCAAGGTAGAGGGGGAACTGGTAGGCCATTTTGTTCTAGTAGCTGTTGGAAGTGACGGGCGTTGTCAGGCGATCGCTCTTCTAAAGGACAATGAACAAAGAAGTAAATACGCTTCCCTGCTTGTAACCATTGTTGAATTTGCTCCACCCATTCTTCCATGAAGGGTTGATTTACAGTTAAGTCAGGATGGGAAATAAACCTAATCAGGCTAAAACTTGTAGTAACGCTGAATTGTACAGGTAATTTCGGCTTCCGGCGTTCTGATGCCAACTGGGGGTCATCTTCTCCACTGTAAATAGGGCGTGAATCTAGTAGTACCCTTCCCACGCCCAAAGTTTCTAAAAGCTGTGTTAAGTTACTTCTGTGAGATTCTTGATACCAGTCAGGATGTCTTACTTCTAACGCCAGTAGTGCTGTTGTGCGCGGCCAAGCTTCTAAAAAACTAGCCAAATCATCAATTAATGTTGGTGCATAACTCGGCGGTAGTTGGGCAAATATGGGGCCGAGACGTTTACCTAAAGGACGCATCCCTTCTAGAAATGATAAGGCTGTGGGAATGTAGGGTTTTAATAAACCTTGATGAGTAATATTCTTTGGTAATTTCAAACAAAACTCAAAGCCAGCAGGTGTTTCTCTTGCCCAACGGTTAATGGTTTCTTGGTTTGGGACTGCATAGAAAGTTGTATTACCCTCTACCGTAGTGAAGCGACGGCTGTAGAGGTGAAGAAATTCTGAAGCACGACTCCCTTGAGGATAAAGTTCACCTACCCAACCCTTATAAGCCCAAACAGCACAACCGATAAAGAAATTCACAAGCTTTGATCGAAAGTCTACACTTTATATTAAAAGGCATTTGGGGCTGGGGAGATGAGGGAGACAAGGAACAAATAGTTATAGTTACTCATCACTCACTACTCACCACTCCCCACTCCCTACTCCCTAATTTTCATCTCGCCCGTGAACTTGAGCCGGTGGGCTAGTTGCTTCTACAGCCGTGAATGGCTCTAGAATTTTATAAGTATGACTTGCACCTTTGGGAACAACCCAAGAACTGCCGGGTTCGAGAAGGATCATTTGTCCTTCGATGTGTAACTCGGCGCTACCGTTAATTACATAACCAACGGTTTCATATTCGCGGCTGGTTGGTTGTTTATCTTCATTCGGTTGTTCGTTTTCCCAAAGGCGCATGGCAAGAGATTTGCCTGATGCTAAATATTTCTGACCGAGTTTTCCTTTGGGGGAATTGTGAGAGTCGATTTTTTTAACGCTGGTATCACTCATATTTAATTACCTTGAGGTTTAAGTACGACTTTGATGCAGTTATCTTTTTTGTTTTTGAAAATCTCGTAACCGTGGGGTGCTTGTTCTAGAGGAAGGGTGTGAGTAATGACGAATGAAGGGTCAATCTCACCGTTTTGAATACGTTCTAATAACGGTCTTAAATATCTATGGACGTGGGTTTGTCCCATTTTCCAAGTTAAACCCTTATTCATCGCCGCCCCCATCGGTATTTTGTCGAGGAAACCACCATACACACCAGCGATAGAAACATGACCACCTTTAGCGGCAGACACAAGCACTTGTCTTAATGCGGTTGGTCTATCTGTTTCTAGTCTGACAGCTTGTTTTACTTTGTCGTATAAAGCCATCGCATCTGTACCGTGGGCTTCCATACCGACTGCATCAATACAAGCATCGGGGCCGCGTCCACCAGTCATCTCTTTGAGGGCTTCCCCAACATCGACTTCCTCGTAGTTGAGGACTTCTGCATGGCATTGTTCCTTAGCCATCTTCAGGCGTTCAGGAACGCGGTCGAAAGCGATAACTCTTTCCGCACCCAACATATAGGCGCTTTTGATTGCAAATTGCCCAACTGGGCCGCAACCCCACACAGCTACAATATCGCCGGGTTTGATGTCGCAGTTTTCCGCCGCCATGTAGCCGGTTGGGAAAATATCAGTTAAAAATAATACTTTTTCATCTGGTAGATTATCGGGGATTTTCAGCAAGCCGACATCTGCAAAAGGCACACGGGCGTATTCTGCTTGACCGCCAGCGTAACCGCCGAATAGGTGAGAGTAGCCAAATAGACCTGCTGGAGAGTGACCCATCTGCTGCTCTACCAACCAAGCGTTAGGGTTGGAATTATCACACAAAGACCATAAGTCGCGTTGGCAGAAAAAGCAGGAACCACATGAAATAGTGAAGGGAACAACTACGCGATCGCCTATTTTGACATTTTTGACAGCGCTACCTAATTCTACCACTTCCCCCATGAACTCATGCCCAAGGATATCGCCACTTTGCATTGTGGGAATGTAGCCATTATATATGTGTAAATCTGACCCACAAATAGCTGTTGAAGTAATTTTAATAATTGCATCACGCGGGTTAAGAATTTTTGGGTCAGGTACAGTTTCTACCCTGACATCATTTGCCCCATGCCAGCAAAGAGCTTTCATAATTATTAGTCCTTAGTCATTTGTCATCAGTCATTAAGTATTAAGAGGCGCGATATTTGCGCCTCTATTGATGATTTGTCTAGTGATTATTGATTAATAAAATCACACTAGATATCAATTATTAACTGCGGCTTCTAGCTTCTCTTACACGTTCAGGCTGTTGATAATAGCCACCTTCATTCTGAGTATTTGAGTTAATGGTTTCGCCTACTTTTCTTTGTACGGACTTTGTAAACTCTTTTGTTGATCTTGGTGTTTCTTCGTCCAAGTTTAGCTTCTCACGCACGTTATCAGCAGCACCTTTGAGGCGATTTTGAGTATTTCTTATTTGATTATCGTTGCCGATACCTTCGTTATCAGGAGTACCTTTGTAGTAAATACCTTCTGGAGTTTTAACGGTATCAGCTTGAGCAATCATAGCAGTACCAGAACTGAAAGATTGACCTACAAAAAAGGTTGCTGCTACTAAGAAAACAACCAGAATTTGACGAAGCAGAATATTTTGTACCCAGGAAATTACTCGATTCATAAAAATCCAATCCTCGATTAGATGATGTGTATATTGTTCTTTGAATAAACGCGCTTTAGCCTCTATCTACAACCATATTTAAAATCAGTAATTAGTAGTAGTTTTTGTTGAGAAATAACACTAATTATCTATTTAAAAAATGGGTGTATAAATTCTCTGATAGGATGTCCATCCTAAATTCTGGGCAGGCAAGATGCCCACCCCAAAAAATGGATGATTTATTTTTGGGAATCCTTAGCCCTTATCCTTACGGTTTGAGGACAACTTTGACACAATTATCTTGTTTTTGTTGGAATATATGATAACCGTGGGATGCTTGTTCTAGGGGTAATTGATGGGTAACTACAAACGATGGATCGAGTTTACCTTCTAGGATGAGTTGCAGTAACAAATTCATGTATTTTTGACCGTGCATTTGTCCCATTCTGAAGGTTAGACCTTTATTAAAAGCTGCACCCAGTGGTATTTTGTCTATAAACCCACCATAAACACCCATAATTGAAAGTGTGCCACCTTTACGACAAGCAATCATCATTTCCCGCAATACGTGAGGACGGTCGGTTTCTAGCCTTAGCTTTTGCTTAGTTTGGTCGTAGAAGTCTTCTATACCCACACCATGTGCTTCCAAACCCACAGCATCGATGCAAGCATCAGGGCCGCGTCCGCCAGTCATCTCTTTTAACGCTTCCCCAGCATTAACTTCTTCGTAATTAATGACTTCGGCTTTAGCATACTTTCTCGCCATCTCCAAACGTTCGGGAAAGCGGTCTATAGCGATAACTTTTTCAGCACCCATCATATAGGCGCTTATCATGGCGAACTGTCCCACAGCGCCGCAACCCCACACAGCAACAGTATCACCGGGTTGAATATCGCACATCTCTGCACCCATGTAACCTGTAGGGATAGCATCAGAGATGAATAGCAATTTTTCATCGGGGATATCTGCTGGAACTTTCACTACACCCACATCAGCAAAGGGGACGCGGATATATTCAGCTTGTGCGCCAGCGTAACCACCTAATAGATGAGAATAACCATAAATGGCTGAGGTGATATTACCGTAGAGTTTTTCTTCTAAATAGGTGTTGGGGTTGGAGTTGTCACACAGCGACCACAAATCACGCTGGCAATAGTTACATCTACCACAACCAATTGTAGAAGGAACAACGACGCGATCGCCTATTTTTAAATTCTCAACTCCGCGTCCAACTTCGACCACTTCCCCCATAAATTCGTGACCGATAATGTCACCTTTCTGCACTGTGGGAATATAGCCGCCGTAAATATGTAAGTCAGAACCACAAATAGCTGTGGAAGTAATTTTAATAATCGCATCACGCGGGTTAAGAATTGTCGGGTCTGGAACCGACTCCACCCGTACCTCATTAGCACTTTGCCAGCAGACAGCTTTCATAATTATTTAGTCATTAGTCATTGGTCATTAGTCATTAGTCCATAGAGAGGGAAACGGGAAACAGGGAAAAGCTTTTTCTCCCATCTCCCCCTACTCCCCACTCCCTACTCCCTACTCCCTACTCCCTCATCTCCTACCAGTAGGCTGTCCTTCAGTTGTAGCGATTTCCCCTGCTTCCATCAGCATTTTGAAGCGGCGTAGTTCATCACCTATTTGCTGTTCTGGTTCTTCGCCAAAGAGTTTGGCTATAGCAGCAGTTAAGCCGCCGCCTGGGACATTGTATTCTAAGACTACCTTCACTTCCGTACCGCGATCGCCTGGAGCTTTTTGAAAGCGGATGAAGCCGGAGTTTTCCACATCTGCGCCTTCTACAGAAGCCCAAGAAATAAACTCATTTTCTCGGTCTTCCAAAATATCAGCATCCCACTCTACGTTATTACCTAAAGGTGCATTGGCTATCCAATGAGAGCGTTTTTGGTCATACACCTTCACAGATTTGAGATGCTTCATAAAGGTGGGCAAATTCTCAAAGTTGTGCCAATAACGGTATAGTTCATCGGCTGGCTTATTAATTGTTACCGTCTTTTCAACTCTGATGGGTTTATTGATTCCTATTGCATCTTGCGCTTGTTGAATTGTGCTTTGTTTAGTTGCACCTTGGTAAATCAAACCGCCACCAGCTAAAGCCGTCAACACTCCCCGCAGCGAGGCTTGTCTTAAACCCAACAATACCATAGCCCCACCGCCAATCAGAGAAGCCCAACGTTCAGTCTCACTAGCTTGGCTATTCCCTTGTTTATCTCCAGATGTTAAAGTCACTCTTTTTTCCTCCTAATAAATGTGGGGAGTAGTGAGTGGGGAGTGGTGAATAAAAGGACACTAAGCAATAATCACGGTTTACTACTTATTTCCACATCTTCCCCTACTGCCTACTCCCTACTCCCCACTCCCTTCCTATATCGATACAGCTGACCCTGTTGTTGGCTGAGGAGACTGGACTGTAGCACCTGTGCGTGTGCGGTAAAGTGCTGTTAATCGCTGCTCGTATTTCACCAAGTCTTTGTAAATCTCTTTGAAAATAGCGGTTGCTATGGGGTCAGTGTACATAGCGCTGAGATTGCCAATATCACCAATACCTGTTTGTACATCTCCCAAAGCGCTGCGTATTTGGAATATGTCATCGCTACCAGTCATAGCGGTTTTCACTTTGGCATATTGGTTAGCGATGTTTGCACCTAGAGATGGTTTTTCACCAAGTCTAGTTAAGTAGCTTTCTAGATACTCAATATGGCGTTGTTTATTAGTAATCATTTCTTGGAACAACGCTTTTGCTTCTGCATCTGACTCTTTTTCAAAATACTTCTGCAACGCTTCTAGAGAGTAACGTTCCCCACTTAAAGCAGTATTGATGCCTCTAACAATATCGCCTTTAGTGGAACCGCCCCAAGCATCAGCCAGCTTCCACCACTCGGCGCTAGTGTCTTTTTCATCTGGTAGAGCAACATCTTTACCGCCATAACCCAGACGACTCAAAATAGCCGTGGTGAAAATTGCTAAGTCTCCAGGTTCACGGGATGTAATCAAGTTTCCGTCAACAACTAGCGCCTCATCTAAATAATTTGCGCCAGCATTAATCATGTCTTTGCTGATAGCGATAAAGCCGGTGGCGCGTTTACCTTGCAGTAAGTCACCTTCGATTAACACTTGTGGCCCGTGACATACAGCCGCTACCAGTTTGCC
Above is a genomic segment from Nostoc sp. MS1 containing:
- a CDS encoding hemolysin family protein, whose product is MSSITVEILIIFVLIIANGIFSMSEMAIVSARKVRLQQLANQGDAKAKAALKLAESPNNFLSTVQIGISLIGILTGAFGGATIASRLAVYVKLIPFLAPYSEPVSFGIIVLIITYLSLIVGELVPKRLALNNPERIASVVAIPMRALAVLASPAVHLLSASTDLVLRILGITPSDEPQVTEEEIKILIEQGTEAGTFEEAEQDMVERVFRLGDRPVSSFMTPRPDIVWLDLEDTTEENRQKMTENGYSRYPVCQGGLDNVLGIIPVTDLLARSFRGDALDLTVGLRQPVFVPESTRGLKVLELFKQTITHMALVVDEYGVIQGLVTLNDIMSEIVGDVPSADDEEDPQAVQREDGSWLLDGMLAVEDFFEMFGLEEWEFEERGSYQTLGGFVITHLGRIPAATDHFEWQNMRIEVMDMDGNRVDKVLVVPKANKVADTKETE
- the mfd gene encoding transcription-repair coupling factor; this translates as MSFSSIVRALARSPLTTELLSKLNRQQDLRLNGIPRLPKGLVSSALAQNSGSNLFVVCATLEEAGRAYAQLEAMGWQTVHFYPTSEASPYEPFDPETEMTWGQMQVLADLLKSQPFSFGDSSALAQPLSTTRSANVENDFAQGKQSIVNSPQSIVNSPQSKIAVVATVGALQPHLPPPDAFTPFCLTLKRGMEFDLDTFSEKITTLGYERVPLVETEGQWSRRGDIVDVFPVSSELPVRLEWFGDEIEQIREFDPTTQRSALDKVPQIVLTPTSFAPIITTALKDSAEFRSLSSELNSDSFAEDSAVIEGTRRFLGLAFGQPASVLDYLPENTLIAIDEPEQCHAHSDRWVENAEEQWSLGTGEADLGAVQLPKIHRSFDECLADLTKFKTIYLSELAEENSGINLASRSVPVTPHQFAKLADTLRQERDRNFSIWLLSAQPSRSVSLLQEHDCPAQFIPNPRDYQAIDKLVINHTPVAIKYSGLAELEGFILPTYRIVVITDREFYGQHSLATPSYIRKRRKAASKQVDPNKLRPGDYVVHRSHGIGKFVKLESLTINDETRDYIVVQYADGLLRVAADQVGALSRFRSTGDKAPELHKMTGKAWDNTKNRVRKAIKKLAVDLLKLYAARAKQEGFAYPQDMPWQEEMEDSFPYQPTTDQLKAVQDVKRDMESDRPMDRLVCGDVGFGKTEVAIRAIFKAVTAGKQVALLAPTTILTQQHYHTLKERFAPYPVNIGLLNRFRTAEERRDIQKRLATGELDVVVGTHQLLGKGVNFKDLGLLVIDEEQRFGVNQKEKIKTLKTQLDVLTLSATPIPRTLYMSLSGIREMSLITTPPPTRRPIKTHLAPKQPETIRSAIRQELDRGGQVFYVVPRVEGIEETTTALREMVPGARFAIAHGQMDESELESTMLTFSNGDADILVCTTIIESGLDIPRVNTILIEDAHRFGLSQLYQLRGRVGRAGIQAHAWLFYPKQRALSDAARQRLRAIQEFTQLGSGYQLAMRDMEIRGVGNLLGAEQSGQMEAIGFDLYMEMLEESIREIRGQEIPKVDDTQIDLNLTAFIPADYIPDIDQKMSAYRAVAAAKSKEELTQIAAEWSDRYGTLPVSANQLLRVMELKQLAKKLGFSRIKPENKQHIVLETPMEEPAWNLLAANLPEHLKTRFVYSPGKVTVRGLAVLKADQQLQSLIDAMSKMQGAIAEAAVV
- a CDS encoding DUF72 domain-containing protein, with the translated sequence MNFFIGCAVWAYKGWVGELYPQGSRASEFLHLYSRRFTTVEGNTTFYAVPNQETINRWARETPAGFEFCLKLPKNITHQGLLKPYIPTALSFLEGMRPLGKRLGPIFAQLPPSYAPTLIDDLASFLEAWPRTTALLALEVRHPDWYQESHRSNLTQLLETLGVGRVLLDSRPIYSGEDDPQLASERRKPKLPVQFSVTTSFSLIRFISHPDLTVNQPFMEEWVEQIQQWLQAGKRIYFFVHCPLEERSPDNARHFQQLLEQNGLPVPPLPWNQLQQPPNQLNLW
- a CDS encoding cupin domain-containing protein: MSDTSVKKIDSHNSPKGKLGQKYLASGKSLAMRLWENEQPNEDKQPTSREYETVGYVINGSAELHIEGQMILLEPGSSWVVPKGASHTYKILEPFTAVEATSPPAQVHGRDEN
- a CDS encoding zinc-dependent alcohol dehydrogenase; protein product: MKALCWHGANDVRVETVPDPKILNPRDAIIKITSTAICGSDLHIYNGYIPTMQSGDILGHEFMGEVVELGSAVKNVKIGDRVVVPFTISCGSCFFCQRDLWSLCDNSNPNAWLVEQQMGHSPAGLFGYSHLFGGYAGGQAEYARVPFADVGLLKIPDNLPDEKVLFLTDIFPTGYMAAENCDIKPGDIVAVWGCGPVGQFAIKSAYMLGAERVIAFDRVPERLKMAKEQCHAEVLNYEEVDVGEALKEMTGGRGPDACIDAVGMEAHGTDAMALYDKVKQAVRLETDRPTALRQVLVSAAKGGHVSIAGVYGGFLDKIPMGAAMNKGLTWKMGQTHVHRYLRPLLERIQNGEIDPSFVITHTLPLEQAPHGYEIFKNKKDNCIKVVLKPQGN
- a CDS encoding zinc-dependent alcohol dehydrogenase; amino-acid sequence: MKAVCWQSANEVRVESVPDPTILNPRDAIIKITSTAICGSDLHIYGGYIPTVQKGDIIGHEFMGEVVEVGRGVENLKIGDRVVVPSTIGCGRCNYCQRDLWSLCDNSNPNTYLEEKLYGNITSAIYGYSHLLGGYAGAQAEYIRVPFADVGVVKVPADIPDEKLLFISDAIPTGYMGAEMCDIQPGDTVAVWGCGAVGQFAMISAYMMGAEKVIAIDRFPERLEMARKYAKAEVINYEEVNAGEALKEMTGGRGPDACIDAVGLEAHGVGIEDFYDQTKQKLRLETDRPHVLREMMIACRKGGTLSIMGVYGGFIDKIPLGAAFNKGLTFRMGQMHGQKYMNLLLQLILEGKLDPSFVVTHQLPLEQASHGYHIFQQKQDNCVKVVLKP
- a CDS encoding SRPBCC family protein, which produces MTLTSGDKQGNSQASETERWASLIGGGAMVLLGLRQASLRGVLTALAGGGLIYQGATKQSTIQQAQDAIGINKPIRVEKTVTINKPADELYRYWHNFENLPTFMKHLKSVKVYDQKRSHWIANAPLGNNVEWDADILEDRENEFISWASVEGADVENSGFIRFQKAPGDRGTEVKVVLEYNVPGGGLTAAIAKLFGEEPEQQIGDELRRFKMLMEAGEIATTEGQPTGRR
- a CDS encoding DJ-1/PfpI/YhbO family deglycase/protease codes for the protein MTMNHNHSSKKKVAILIEQAVEDAEFTVPCNGLKQAGFEVLVLGSRMNEKYKGKRGRLSVQADGTTTEAIASEFDAVIIPGGMAPDKMRRNINTVRFVQEAMQQGKLVAAVCHGPQVLIEGDLLQGKRATGFIAISKDMINAGANYLDEALVVDGNLITSREPGDLAIFTTAILSRLGYGGKDVALPDEKDTSAEWWKLADAWGGSTKGDIVRGINTALSGERYSLEALQKYFEKESDAEAKALFQEMITNKQRHIEYLESYLTRLGEKPSLGANIANQYAKVKTAMTGSDDIFQIRSALGDVQTGIGDIGNLSAMYTDPIATAIFKEIYKDLVKYEQRLTALYRTRTGATVQSPQPTTGSAVSI